TCTTGGCACCGAAATAGTTCACCAGGAAAGGGATCACCATCATCATCAGGAATTCCATTCCGGACTGCAAGGTGCTGAGATACCCGTACCAGGCGTTGCCTTGCTCTTTGGTGTCGAAGAAGGTGACGAAATAGCGTGAGAACTGCTGTTCAGCGACAAACATCATCCACGCCACACCCGCGACATACATTGAGAACATCCAGAATTTGCGGTTTTTGAGCAGCAGAATAACGTCACCGAACACAATCTTTTGCGCAGAAATCACGTCATTATTTTTGAGTTCTTCATCACCAATTTTCAGCGACAGCAGAACCGCTAACATCACCAGCGAGGTGGCGCTGCTCAGACCGAAGTTCCAGGCCGGAGACAGATTAAACAGCACGCCGGAAAACGAGGCCGCCAGCGCCCAGCCGAGCGAGCCCCACATCCGCACCTGACCGAATTCCATGTGATACAGGCGACTGAAGCGGTCGGCGTAGGACTCCGAAGCCGCCACACCGGCGTACCAGCCAAGGCTCAGATACAGGGCACCGGCGATAATCCCAAACATCAGATGGCTTTCCAGCAGGGGCTGATAAACGTAAATAAAGAACGGCGCCATCAGCGCGGAAACCAGCACGACAAAATAGAGCAGGGATTTGCTCATGCCGATTTTGTCCATGATGTAGCCATAAACCGGCTTCATGATCACCGCGAACACGCCGTTGATGGCAAACACCGTGCCGATACTGACGCTGTCCAGGCCGGCCTTTTGGCCCAGCCACAGGGCATACAACCCGAAGCTGGAAGACCAGGTGAAGAAATACAGGAATATAAAGCTGCTCATTTTATAGTAAGCCGTTTTACTGGCAGTTTTTATGGCTTTCATAGTGACTCCTGAAACGGACTCTGACGGTTAACCTAACGTTATCTGGCCGCTGTGGCCGGGAGACTGCCAGCGCAGTTGCGCGCCCTCCAGACTGACTTCCGGCACGTCTTTGTTGCTGATATCACTGCTTGCCGACGCACATACGGCGGTGATCAGCCAGTGTGAACCTGCGGGAAGGCTGTTTTGCAACACCGGAATGACCGCCGTTTCGGCAAACATAATGCTGCTGTTCGGCGGTGTGATCACCACACCGGCTTCCCGCACAGCGTGACTTTCCAGGCTGACAATCCGGCTGATGCCGTTACGTGCTGTGACCGTTATCGCACGGCGATCGCCGGTGAATTCAGCTTGCGTGGAAGGTTCCTGAATGACCGCAAATCCGCCTTCGGCTGTATCAAGCGGACGCTGATTTTCGATGTGATGAACCCGCAGATGCCAGTCGCCGCAAGGAATAAGCCAGGTGCGGACGCAAACGTCATGCCACGGCAGCCAGCGGGAATAAATCATCGAGCCGGTGATGCGGGTTTCGGCACAGTCGCGACGTCCGCGAAAATATCCGTCGCCTTCAGAGAACATCAGCATCGAATCACAACCGGCGTGATTCAGCCCGTAACGGCCACGATCGAGTGTGAAACCGAACTGGCTGGAATAGGCGAATTTGGTGTACTTGGCTTCGGTATTTACAAAGTTATTCAGCTCAAGCTGCCCGGAGGTCAGCATCACCACATGCTCACCTTCGGCATCGCGGGTCAGGATCTGACTGGCATGAGGAATGCAGTGAGCGCGGGATAGTCCCGGCAGTGGTGCTTCGTCGGCCTGCCAGAACGCATCGTCCTGTGGCAGGGCCAGCACCAGAAACAGTTTGCACGCCCAGTAAGGAGAACCCGGCGCGTTATAGTCTTCGGCCATCACCAGATTTGGCGTGTGATAACCAATACTGAGAACGCCGTCACGGTCAAAAATAGGCTCTTTCAGCCAGTGCCGCAGATGACGCAGGATCACACCTTTAATGATGCCCGGCGTGAAAACGTCCAGTTTGCTGTACGCGGCGGCGCTCCAGAAAGCCGCTTCGGCGAAGCGATAGGTCAGGCTGCGGCCGAAAGGCACGGCCGCACCCTCTGCGGAGAACATGGTGATGAAATCCTGAGCGAAACGCTGCGCACGTTCACGAAGCATGGCGGCACGCGGAGCATCCGCATCCGCCATATTTTGTGCGTAAAGCAGCCCGTAATAATGAAACGCCATTGAAATGTAGTAATCACGCGGACGACCCGGACCATCGGAATACCAGCCATCGCCAAGATAATAACTTTCCATCAGTTCAAAACGGGCGCCTGCGGCAGCCTGATCCCAGGGCAGACCGCTCTTCTTAAAGCCCATCTGCACCATGATCGGGAAGAAATTCCAGTTGTTATTGGGAATGGTCGCATCACGCCCCTGATCCAGCCACGCCGCCAGGTTCTGCTGTTCCTGCGGGGTGAAATGCTGCAAGAGTTGCTTATTAAGGAGCGTCAGCCCGACACCGAAGGCGGCCATTTCTACACAGCGCTGATCGAAATCGCGGACTTTCCCCCAGTACTGCGGATGCTGCGGGTCGGTACCCAGGCGAATGGCATTCAGGTAGAACGGCAGATCTGCACATTCGCCGCCACCGGCCAGCAGCGGGAAAATCCCCCACAGCATGCGCGACAGCGCCTCCATTTTGGCGACCTCTTTACCGTAATGCGTGGTGGAGTTTCCCAGATCAATGCCGCTTTTACCTTCTTCTGTATAAGGCGACACCGCCGAGAGAAGTTCATTAAGCAGTTGCTGCACATCGTCGCGGGTACGCAACGGATTATCGATATTCACAATATTCAGGGTCATCAAAGTTCTCCCGGTGACTGAATGGGAACCAGAAAATAAGGGTTTATTAATTTGAAATATTATTTCAATTCTCTGCGCCGAGATTGAAATATAGAGAAGTGAGAAGTGCTGATTGTTAACTGCTTCACAGAATGGCGTGATTTTTAAAATTGTGGTTATTAAATGGCGGGTAAAAGGGCTTAAATTATAAAAAGCTGACTGAAAATTGTGTTTTGTTGTCCTGAAGAAAAAAGACGCAAAAATACACTGCGAGGAAACACCCAAATGCCCGCATCTGATTATCTCGAACGTATTGCCCTTAACGAACGTCAGGTCTCTTTTAACCGGATGAGCCGCGGCAGCGCCAATTATTTTCACTGGCATCAGTGCCTGGAATTACTTTTTGTCAGTCAGGGCTACGGCATTGTGATTGTCGATAATCAGCAATACACGCTACGGCCGGGTCGGATGTTTGTCTTCCCGCCATTCAAACTGCATAAAGTTTTTGTGGAAGCGGACGAGAAGAACGCGTATTTGCGCACCACCATTCATCTCGATCATCAGTTGCTGGATGGCTGTCTGCAATCATTCCCGCAGCGCCGCAGGCGATTCGCCAGTCTGTGGGATGCCGACCGTCCCGCGCCGATTTTTGATCTGAGCGATCATGCCAGCCATATAGAAGTGATCCTCGAACAGTTTAATCAGTTGCCCGAATCGCAGGCGGATCAATGGGAAGAAATCGCCATGCTTATCCTGCAACTGATGGTATTTATGCCTGCGGAAGACGGGCAGCCGAAAACCATCAGTCGCACGACGGCCTCGAAAGTGATGCAATGGATCGAAGAAAATTACGTGCAGAAGTTTTCACTGGCAGACCTTTCGGCTGCGCTGGGTCTTTCAGAAAGCTATATATCACGGGTATTCGGACAGGAAACGGGCGGCTCTATTCAGGATTATCTCGCCACGCGGCGGGTAAAACGCGCCTGTGAACTGCTGCGGTCAACCGACCGTTCGGTTGAAGAGATCGGGCTGCAATGCGGCTTTTCTGACGCGCCGTATTTTATCACCCGTTTTAAGAAAATGATCGGCAAAACGCCGCTGCAATATCGCAAGGCGGCGTTTTCATTATTACCGTGAAATCCTCACATTGACTGCCAGCCAGCGGGGGAGGAACCGAGCGGTGAAGCCGGTAAACCCCATTGCAGCGACGTGTTTTCCAGCCAGACTGGCGCAAGCAAACGCCGGGCATTACCCCAGACGGTGATTTCCGCCTCCGTAGAGAAGTCGGCTTGTTCTGCGGATCCAATCAGCGGTTCGTCGCTGGCGGCGGATGCGCCATTTTCCATCAGTTCCCGGGCGGTACGTGCCAGCGACAGGCGGAATTCGCTGCCCTGACCGGTCTCCACCCGTTGCGCTAAACCTTGCAAAACGGCTGCGGCCATCAGATAACCTGTGGTGTGATCAAGCGCCTGAACCGGCAGAGGCACCGGTTTATTGCTCCCAGACAGCTTCATTCCCTGTTGCGCAATGCCACAACTCATCTGCACCAGACTGTCGAAACCGCGGCGCTCGCGCCACGGCCCGCTCCAGCCATAGGCGTTCAGACAGACATCCACCAGACCCGGCGCAATAGCACGACGCTGCTCGCTGCCATAGCCGAGTTTGTGCAGCGCACCGGCACGGTAGCCATGAACAATCACATCTGCGTCACGCAATAATTCTTCGAACCGGTGCCGGTCCTGCGGGTTATGCAAATTGAGCCGCGCACAATGTTTACCCAAAGTGACATCGGCTTCCTGACTGGTTTCATCCCAGCCAAAGGGATCGATACGCAACACATCGGCACCCAGTCCGGCCAGAAAACGTGTGGCGACCGGCCCGGCGATGATCCGCGTCAGATCCAGAACCTTAATGCCTGCCAGCGGTTTTTCACGGGATAATGCCCATTGCGGCAGCATGGCTGCCGGTGTTAAGGAGCGCTGAAACAACGGCTCATTGTGCAGGGATTTTCCCTGAACATGCTGCTGCCATTGTTCCGGGCTGAGCATCTGCGCGGCGCATCCTCCCGCCTGCACCACGGCCTGTTCCAGTTCAGCCTTTTTCCACATAATGACCCGCTGTGCCAGTGCTTCGCGGCTTTGTGCTTTTCCGAGCAGCGTTTCCACCACTTTGCGGTGCGCAGGTGCATTGGTATGCAAACGGATCCAGCCATCTGCTGTCGCGTAGTCACCCGCCAGACTGTCCCAGGCGGGAGGAATTTCCCAGCCTTCTGGCCTGATGCTGGTTTTACACCAAAGGGACGCCAGCCGGCGGTCGACGGTTACGGTTTCATGTCCGCCATGTCTGAGCGCCAGTAACCGCGACAGCCCCATTCCGGCTAATGCCAATGATGCGGTAATAAGCGGGGTGACCGGATAATAAGACGGCAGATTTCCTGCGCCGTTAATATGAAGCGAACAGGAAAGTGAAATCTCGCCGGTGAGCTGAGCGTACAGCGCCCGAGCCTTCTTCTGAATAAGTTCATCTGACATGCGTTAACTCCGCTGTGAGGAATTTTGGCTTTACAAATTTATAACATCTATAAGACAGTGTGGGAAATTAATGAGTGACACTGTCACATAAAAGGTTTTAACTTTGCGCTAACAGAATGCTCCTAAAGTCCTCTGCAGTTGTTTCCCTTAAACAGGGTATTCTTTACGGCTCAATCCCTTGTTTCCAAAAACCCTCTCAGCCCTTGCCATACGGGGGATGAGCACAGTCATAAGCGCTCACTTTTTCA
The Rahnella variigena genome window above contains:
- a CDS encoding DUF2264 domain-containing protein, which encodes MTLNIVNIDNPLRTRDDVQQLLNELLSAVSPYTEEGKSGIDLGNSTTHYGKEVAKMEALSRMLWGIFPLLAGGGECADLPFYLNAIRLGTDPQHPQYWGKVRDFDQRCVEMAAFGVGLTLLNKQLLQHFTPQEQQNLAAWLDQGRDATIPNNNWNFFPIMVQMGFKKSGLPWDQAAAGARFELMESYYLGDGWYSDGPGRPRDYYISMAFHYYGLLYAQNMADADAPRAAMLRERAQRFAQDFITMFSAEGAAVPFGRSLTYRFAEAAFWSAAAYSKLDVFTPGIIKGVILRHLRHWLKEPIFDRDGVLSIGYHTPNLVMAEDYNAPGSPYWACKLFLVLALPQDDAFWQADEAPLPGLSRAHCIPHASQILTRDAEGEHVVMLTSGQLELNNFVNTEAKYTKFAYSSQFGFTLDRGRYGLNHAGCDSMLMFSEGDGYFRGRRDCAETRITGSMIYSRWLPWHDVCVRTWLIPCGDWHLRVHHIENQRPLDTAEGGFAVIQEPSTQAEFTGDRRAITVTARNGISRIVSLESHAVREAGVVITPPNSSIMFAETAVIPVLQNSLPAGSHWLITAVCASASSDISNKDVPEVSLEGAQLRWQSPGHSGQITLG
- a CDS encoding CoA transferase, whose translation is MSDELIQKKARALYAQLTGEISLSCSLHINGAGNLPSYYPVTPLITASLALAGMGLSRLLALRHGGHETVTVDRRLASLWCKTSIRPEGWEIPPAWDSLAGDYATADGWIRLHTNAPAHRKVVETLLGKAQSREALAQRVIMWKKAELEQAVVQAGGCAAQMLSPEQWQQHVQGKSLHNEPLFQRSLTPAAMLPQWALSREKPLAGIKVLDLTRIIAGPVATRFLAGLGADVLRIDPFGWDETSQEADVTLGKHCARLNLHNPQDRHRFEELLRDADVIVHGYRAGALHKLGYGSEQRRAIAPGLVDVCLNAYGWSGPWRERRGFDSLVQMSCGIAQQGMKLSGSNKPVPLPVQALDHTTGYLMAAAVLQGLAQRVETGQGSEFRLSLARTARELMENGASAASDEPLIGSAEQADFSTEAEITVWGNARRLLAPVWLENTSLQWGLPASPLGSSPAGWQSM
- a CDS encoding AraC family transcriptional regulator, which encodes MPASDYLERIALNERQVSFNRMSRGSANYFHWHQCLELLFVSQGYGIVIVDNQQYTLRPGRMFVFPPFKLHKVFVEADEKNAYLRTTIHLDHQLLDGCLQSFPQRRRRFASLWDADRPAPIFDLSDHASHIEVILEQFNQLPESQADQWEEIAMLILQLMVFMPAEDGQPKTISRTTASKVMQWIEENYVQKFSLADLSAALGLSESYISRVFGQETGGSIQDYLATRRVKRACELLRSTDRSVEEIGLQCGFSDAPYFITRFKKMIGKTPLQYRKAAFSLLP
- a CDS encoding oligosaccharide MFS transporter; its protein translation is MKAIKTASKTAYYKMSSFIFLYFFTWSSSFGLYALWLGQKAGLDSVSIGTVFAINGVFAVIMKPVYGYIMDKIGMSKSLLYFVVLVSALMAPFFIYVYQPLLESHLMFGIIAGALYLSLGWYAGVAASESYADRFSRLYHMEFGQVRMWGSLGWALAASFSGVLFNLSPAWNFGLSSATSLVMLAVLLSLKIGDEELKNNDVISAQKIVFGDVILLLKNRKFWMFSMYVAGVAWMMFVAEQQFSRYFVTFFDTKEQGNAWYGYLSTLQSGMEFLMMMVIPFLVNYFGAKKGLLFVGALVGLRLIASGLTSDPLLISIIKPFYGLEIALLLVSVFKYIAEHFSKRVNATMYLLGYQAMIYVGSIVVAPPAGYFYDRIGFEHTYLVMGGIALCFTLISAFTLSACHSLRSGTPAPAEPAENNGELAPLK